The genomic region TCAAGGGCGCTGAGCTGCTGGACAAATGGGTCGGTTCGAGCGAGCGAGCGGTGCGGGAGTTGTTCAGACGGGCCCGCGACTCGGCGCCGTCGCTGGTGTTCCTCGACGAGATCGACGCGCTGGCGCCGCGGCGTGGTCAGAGCTTCGACTCGGGTGTCACCGATCGGGTCGTGGCGGCACTGCTGACCGAACTCGACGGCATCGACCCACTGCGCGATGTGGTGGTTCTCGGCGCGACGAACAGGCCCGACCTGATCGACCCCGCGCTGCTGCGACCCGGCCGGCTGGAGAAGCTGGTGTTCGTCGAACCGCCCGACGCGCAGGCCCGCCGCGACATCCTGCGCACCGCAGGCAAGTCGATCCCCCTCGCAGACGACGTGGACCTCGACGCGCTGGCCGGCGATCTCGAGGGCTACAGCGCCGCGGACTGCGTGGCGTTGCTGCGCGAGGCTGCGCTGACCGCGATGCGGCGCTCGATCGAGGCCGCCGACGTGACGGCGGCCGACCTCGCGACCGCGCGCGAGAACGTGCGGCCGTCGCTGGACCCGGTGCAGGTGGAGTCGCTGCGGAACTTCTCCGACGCACGCTGATCCATTAATCTTGACAGTGACTAGTTCGCGAGGCATAGTCGGCATCAGAACTTGTCACTGCCAAGATTCGGGAGGTTCCCATGCCCGCGACCACACCCGCCGTCCGCGCAGGCGATGCCGATCGGGAGGACACCGCCACGCTGCTGGGCCAAGCGCTCGCCGGGGGTTACCTCGGCATGGCCGACTACGAGACGCGGCTGCAGACCGCTTTCACCGCGCCGACCCGAGTCGACCTGGACGGCCTCACCGCCGACCTGCCCGTCGACCAGCTGCGGCGCACCGACCCGCGACGCCGCGAGGCCCGGGCACGCGCCGCCCGCCGCGGCGTGCAGGTCCACCTGGCCGCGTACCTGACGATGGTCGTCGTCGTGCTGACCGTCTGGTTGGCCGTCGGACTCACCGCCGGCGCGTGGTATTTCTGGCCGGTCTGGCCGATCCTCGGTGCAGGCATCGGCGTGCTCGCCCACGCGCTGCCGGTGCGCTACACGTCGCGACCGCTACCGCATCACTGCGGCGGCCGTCGTCAGATCGCAGCCATGGTGCAGAAAGCGGCGCTTCGGTAACGCGCCGCGATCAGGGCCGGGAGTCGATCACCGCCGCCTCAGTAGACTGGCCCCCACCCCGTCATCCCTAGGCTGACACCCACACATGCTCTTCGCCTGACGGCTCATCGCCGACCCGCTCGACGATCGGAGTGCCCTGCTCGCCATCCTGCTCGCGCACGCGGCGGCTGCCGCCTTGGCGCCACTGTTCGTTTACCGGTGGGGCCGAATGGCGTTCTACCCCTTGTCCTTGGTGCCGCTGGGCTCGCTCGTCTGGGTAGTGCTGAACTGGCCGAGCGCCGGCCGCTCGACCACGGCGAGCGTGCAGTGGGTGCCCGAGCTGTCGATGGACATCACGCTGCGCTTCGACACGCTCGCCGCGGTGATGAGCGTTCTGGTGCTCGGTATCGGCGCGCTCGTGCTGTTGTACTGCGCGGACTACTTCCACCACCATGACGGCCGCACAGAGAATCGGCTGCCCAGCTTCGCCGCCGAGCTCGTCGCGTTCTCCGGGGCGATGTTCGGGTTGGTCACCGCCGACAACATGCTGGTCCTCTACGTGTTCTGGGAAGTCACCACCGTCTTGTCGTTCCTGCTCGTCGGCCACTACGCCGAGCGTGTGACGAGTCGCCGGTCGGCCACCCAGGCACTGCTGGTGACGACGTTCGGCGGGCTGGCGATGCTGGTCGGCATCATCGTGCTGGCCAACGACGCAGGCACCTACCGGTTGTCCGAGCTCGTCGCGTCGCCGCCGACGGACATCGCCGCGTCGGTCGGCGTTGTCCTGGTTCTGGTGGGCGCGTTGTCGAAGTCGGCGATCGTGCCGATGCACTTCTGGCTGCCCGGCGCCATGGCCGCCCCCACCCCCGTCAGCGCCTATCTGCACGCAGCGGCGATGGTGAAAGCGGGCGTCTACCTGATCGCGCGCATGAGCCCCGGCTTCGCCGACGTCGCGCCGTGGCGCCCGACAGTCGTCGTCCTCGGGGTGCTGACCATGCTGCTCGCCGGCTGGCGCGCTGTCCGCGAGTACGACCTGAAGTTGATCCTGGCCTTCGGCACCGTCAGCTACCTCGGGCTGATCACGCTGATGGTCGGCACAGGTGGTCAGGACATGATGCTGGCGGGGCTGGCGATGCTGTGTGCGCACGCCATGTTCAAGGCGGCGCTGTTCATGGTGGTCGGGATCATCGACCACGTCACCGGCACGCGCGACATCCGGCGGCTGGCCTGGCTCGGCGACCGGGCGAAGCCGCTTCTGGTCATCGCGGTCGGTGCGACGGCCAGCATGGCGGCGCTGCCGCCGTTCCTCGGCTTCGTCGCCAAGGAGGCCGACTACGAGACAGTCCTGTACAGCCCGACATTGGGCGGCGCCGCACCGTACGTGCTCGCCGGAATCGCGATCGGGTCGGTCTTCACCACGATCTACAGCCTTCGCTTCCTGTTCGGCGCGTTCGGCCGCAAGGGTCGCGCAGAACCGAGCACCCGGGTAGCCGAGATGCATCGTCCGACAACAGCATTCCTCATTGCGCCGGCAATACTCTCCGCGTCGGGTTTGGTGTTCGGGCTGTGGCCCAAAGGTCTTGGCGACGTGCTCGAGCAGTACTCGGACACGGTGCGCGCCGGCGGGCAGGACTACCACCTCGCCTTGTGGCACGGGCTCGGGGTGCCGTTGCTGGTATCGGCTCTGGTGCTGGCCGCCGGTGTCGCCGCTTACGTCTACCGCCAACGGCTGCGCCGGATTCGCACCGTGCGCGAACCACTGGGCAACGCCGACCGGGTGTACGACGCCTTCCTGCGCCGGCTCGACCTGTGGTCGGTCGAGCTCACCGCGGTCACGCAGCGGGGTTCGATTCCGGCGACCCAGTCGGTGATCCTGGCGACGCTGGTGCTCGTGCCGGTCATCGTGCTCGCGCTTGGCGCACGCGACCGTCCGGATTTCGGGCTCTGGAGTTCACCACTGCAAGTCATCATCGGCGTCATCATCCTGGCTGCCGCGATCGGCGCGATGGTGATGCGCAACCGCTTGGCGGCCGTTCTGCTTGTCAGCGTGACGGGCTACGGCGTCGGCGCGATCTTCGCGCTGCACGGCGCGCCGGACCTCGCGCTCACCCAGTTCCTGGTCGAGACCCTGACCCTGGTCGTCTTCGTGCTGGTGCTACGCACGCTGCCCGCCGAAGCCGACCGCGCCCAGATCCGCCGCCACCGGTGGCCTAGGGCGGTTCTCGCGATCGCCGTCGGCGCGACCGTCACCACGCTGGCCGTCTACGCCGTTGCCGCGCGCACCGCAACACCGATCGCCGACCTGATCCCCAACGCCGCCTACTTCGGCGGCCACGGTGCCAACGCAGTCAACGTGCTACTGGTCGACATCCGCGCCTGGGACACGATGGGCGAGATCATGGTGCTGGTGGTCGCGGCCACCGGAGTGGCGTCAATGGTGTTCCGGCACCGGCGATTCGGCGCGGCACCGCGCATATCCGACGTCGGTCAGCCAGACATCGGGGTGCCCTCGAATCCGGCGGCCAGCGAGGTCACCTGGCTGCGCGGCAGCGGAATGCGTGACCCAAGGCACCGGTCGCTCCTTCTCGAGGTCGCCACGCGGATCATCTTTCCCCTCATCATGGTGCTGTCGGCCTACTTCTTCTTCGCCGGACACAACAATCCCGGCGGCGGTTTCGCCGGCGGGTTGACCGCAGGGCTGGCGCTGGTGCTGCGATACCTGGCCGGTGGGCGGTACGAGCTCGGCGAGACCCTGCCGCTGGACGCAGGCAAGATCCTGGGGGCTGGGCTGTGCCTGTCGGTGGGCACCGCGCTGGTCTCGTTGTTCTTCGGAGCGCCCGTGCTGTCGTCGGCACTGATCGAGTTCGACGTGCCCGTCCTCGGCACGGTCAAGTTCGTCACCTCGCTGATCTTCGACCTGGGTGTCTACCTCATCGTCGTAGGCCTCGTGCTCGACGTGCTGCGCAGTCTCGGCGCCCGCGTCGACGAGGAGATCGCCCAGTCGACCAAGCAGCAGGTGGACGCCGGATGACCACCAACATCGTTCCACTCGTCCTGATCGGGGGACTCATCAGCGCCGGGGTATACCTGCTGCTCGAGCGCACGCTGACCCGGATGCTGCTCGGTCTGCTCCTGATCAGCAACGCGGTGAACCTGCTGCTGCTCGTCGCCGGTGGCCCGTCAGGCAATCCGCCCATCATGGGCCGCGCCACCGAGGACCGGTCGTTCACGGCAGATCCGCTGGTTCAGGCGCTGATACTGACCGCGATCGTGATCACCATGGGAGTGGCGGCGTTCGTGCTCGCCTTGGCCTACCGGACGTACCGGTTGACCACCGAGGAGGAGGTGGGCGACGACCCGGAGGACGCCAAGGTCTCGGAGATGGCCGCCAAGGACATGTCGGCATACGAGGAGGAACAGCTGCGTCCGGACACCTCGCGCGACACCGAGCTGCCCGACGAGCTCGACGCGCTGCCCGGATACGAGGGGTCGAAGTGACGCTGGGCGCGGTGCTCACGCCGCTCCCCGTTCTGCTTCCCGCCCTCGGCGCGGCCGCGACGTTGATCGCCGGCCGGCGACCGCGGCTGCAACGCCTGATCGGGCTGGTGGTGCTGTTCACCGTCCTGGTGGTGTGCGGCGCGTTGGTCTACCTCGCCGACCGCGACGGCACGCTGGTCGTCTACGTCGGCGGATGGGGCCAGGCGGTGCCCGGCCTGGGGCCGCTCGGCATCACCCTGGTGGTGGATCGCCTGTCGGCGCTGATGCTGCTGGTGTCGTCGATCGTGCTGTTGGCGGTCGTGTTCTATGCGATCGGTCAGGGCATCAGGGACGGCGACGAGCGCCAACCCGTGTCGATCTTCATGCCCACCTACCTGGTGCTGTCTGCCGGCGTCTGCATGGCCTTTCTCGCCGGCGACCTGTTCAACCTCTTCGTCGGCTTCGAGGTCTTGTTGGCCGCGAGCTTCGTGCTGCTGACGATCGGGGCCAGCAGGGACCGGGTGCGGGCCGGCATCGCCTACGTCATGGTGTCGATGGTGTCGTCGCTGGTGTTCTTGTTGGGCATCGCTCTGGTCTACGCCGCCACCGGGACCCTGAACATGGCGGAGGTGGCGGTGCGCCTAGACGATGTGAGCGATGGCACCCGCACCGCGTTGTTCGCCGTGCTGCTGGTGGCGTTCGGCATCAAGGCGGCGGTGTTTCCCCTTTCGGCGTGGCTGCCCGACTCCTACCCGACCGCACCGGCGCCGGTGACCGCCGTGTTCGCCGGACTGCTCACCAAAGTCGGCGTCTACGCCATCATCCGCGCGCATGCCCTGCTGTTCCCCGGCGGCGGGCTGAACACGCTGCTGCTGGTCGCCGCGTTGCTGACCATGCTGGTCGGCATTCTCGGCGCGATCGCGCAGAGCGACATCAAGCGGTTGCTGTCGTTCACTCTGGTGAGCCACATCGGCTACATGGTCTTCGGCATCGCGTTGGCCAGCGAGCTCGGCATGTCCGGAGCGATCTTCTATGTGGTGCACCACATTCTGGTGCAGACGACGTTGTTCCTGGTGGTCGGCCTGATCGAGCGGCAGGCCGGCGCGTCGACGATGCAGCGGCTGGGCGGGCTGGCGGCGGCCAGTCCGTTGCTGGCCTTCGTCTGGGTGGTGCCTGCGCTCAATCTCGGTGGGATTCCGCCTTTCTCGGGGTTCATCGGCAAGGTCGCCCTGTTGGAGGCCGGCGCCCAGGACGGCTCGGCGCTGGCCTGGGTACTGGTCGGTGGTGCCGTGCTGACCAGCTTGTTGACGCTGTACGTGGTGGCCAGGGTGTGGACCCATGCGTTCTGGCGTCCGCGCGCGGACGCTCCCGAGGGCCACCTGTCGGCTGCGGTGCCTGCTTCTCTGATCGACGAACCACACGACATCAAGTTCGTCGACCGGGACCACGTCGGCCGGATGCCGATCGGAATGCTGGCTCCGACGGCGGCACTGGTCGCTGTGGCGTTCGCGCTGACCGTATTGGCCGGGCCGATCTTCTCGTACAGCGAGCGCGCGGCGGCTCAGGTGCTGGACCGGAGCCAGTACATCACCGCAGTGGTGGGAACGCGATGAGCGCTTGCGCGAAGAGCCGAGGGCCGCGATGAGCGCTTGCGCGAAGAGCCGAGGGCCGCGATGAGCGCTTGCGCGAAGAGCCGAGGGCCGCGATGAGCGCTTGCGCGAAGAGCCGAGGGCCGCGATGAGACGAATCGCGTTGCGGGTGTTTGTGATCAGCTGGCTGGTGATGGTGTGGATACTGCTGTGGGGCACCGTTTCGGCGGCGAACATCCTATCCGGCCTGGCGATCGCGGCGGTGATAACTCTGCTGCTGCCGTTGCCCGTCGTGCCGGTGGAGGGCAGGCTGCATCCTGTTTCGCTGCTTCGCCTGGTGCTCACCGTCGCCTCGTACCTGATCGTGTCGTCGGTTCAGGTCGCCGCCCTGGCGGTGAAACCGGGCCCGCCGCCGTTGTCGGCCGTTCTACGCGCACATCTGGCCGTCAAGTCGGACCTGGTGCTGGCGCTGGCGGCCAGCATCTTCAACCTCATTCCCGGCACCATCGTGCTGGAGATAGATCCAGTCCGCCGTACGCTGTACATGCACGTCCTCGACATCGCTTCCCAGCGGGCGGTGAACCGGTTCTACAGCCAGGTCGAAGAGATCGAGCGGTTGCTCGTCGCCACCTTCGAGCGCAACAGCGAGTGGCGGCCGGTGACCGAGGAGGCGAATCGCGCATGACAGTCGTGTGGGTGATCGCGGGGGTCATGCTCATCACCGCGTCGGTGTTGACGTTGTTCCGGTTGCTGGCCGGCCCGAGCACGCTGGACCGTCTGGTGGCCCTCGACGCCCTTGTGGCCGTGACGATGTGCGGGATCGGCGCATGGGCGGCATTCAGCCGCGACACGACGGTGACCTACGGCCTGGCCGCGCTGGCTCTGACCACGTTCCTCGGCTCGGTCAGCGTCGCGCGTTTCCGGGTGCCCGACGTCGACAAGCCGCGGGTGCACGGGGAGCATCGATGAACGCGCTCGACGTGGTGACGGCCGTACTGGTGCTCAGCGGTTCGGCTCTTGCGCTCACCGCCGCCGTCGGCGTGGTGCGTTTCCCCGACACGCTGTCGCGGATGCATGCGGCCTCCAAGCCGCAGGTGCTCGGCCTACTGCTGGTACTCGCGGGCGCCGCCGTAAGACTGCGCGGCCACATCGACGTCGGCATGCTGGTCCTCACCGGGATGTTCACCCTCATCACGGCGCCGGTGGTGGCCAACCGCGTCGGTCAGCTCGCCTACCGCGAGCACAACGTCCGCGACGAGTTGCTGACGGCCGACGAGATGGACCAGTATGCCGCAGAACCGGAAAGCGGTGGCGATGGCAAGGGCTGACGACGCCGGTCGCGACATCACCGAGGGCGACGGTGTGACGGCCCTTACCGTCGCGTGGTCGCGCGTTCAGGAGCAGGACAGCGACTGCCCGCTCTTCACCGACCCCTACGCGAAGCTGTTCGTCGACGCCGCCGCCGAGCGTGGCTGGCGGGTGCCAGTCGCTGAGACGGCGGCGCGGCTCAGAGCCGCCTGCGGGTACGCGGCGTCGCGCACCAAGTGGTTCGACGAGTTCTTCATCGCCGCCGGCGCCAACGGCATTGACCAGGCGGTGATCCTCGCGGCGGGGCTCGATGCGCGGGCATGGCGGCTGCCGTGGGTCGGTGGCAGCGCGGTGTACGAGATCGACCAGCCTACGGTCTTGGCGTTCAAGGCCGAGACACTGCGCCGGCACGCCGCGACGCCGGGTGCACACTACGTGGCGGTGCCGATCGCGCTGCACGACAACTGGCCGGAGGCTCTGCGACGCAGCGGTTTCGACCCCGACGAGCCGACCGCATGGGCCGCCGAGGACCTGCTGCCGACCCTGTCCGCGGAAGACCAGAGCGTGTTGTTCGAGCGGATCGGGGATCTCAGCGCGCCGGGAAGTCGCATCGCTGTGGAAGCCTCCGAGGTGACCGACTGGTTTCTGCGGCGCGGGTGGGAAGTCACCGCGATCGCGGCCGCTGACCTGATGGACCGCTACGGGCGTTGTGCGGCAGGCGAGGCCGACGACACCACGCCACGCACACTCTTCGCCGAGGGGCGGCTGCTGACCTAATCGCCCGAGGGCAGCTGGAACTCGACCATGGCGGTGACCGTTTCGACGGCGTCGCGCAGCGCCGCCAACCTCTCGGCCGGGGTCGGGGCCGCGAGCACCGCGTAGCGGTCCGCCTGGCCCATGGGCAAGCGGGATGTCAATGCGTACAGCCACATTCCGACATCACCTGACGCGTCGGCGCCGGCGACGATATCGCGGGCGTTCACCTCCGCGCCACGCGAAGCGGCGATCCGCTCGAACAGTGCGACCATCCGGTCCTCGACCTCGCGAATGGCGTCGATGTCGACCGACTCGCCGGGCTGATCCGGCCACGGCTCGATCGCGGCCCGTGGGTACGGGTTGTCGGGTTGCCACTCGAGCACCCGGATCCGCTCGCCCATCGTGCACCGTAGCCGGTAGCGCCCGTCGCCGAAGTCGGCGCACTCGGCGATGCGGGCCAGCGCACCGACGTCGCTGCGGGTGTCACCGCCGCCGACCTCGCGACCCGCGGCGATCAGCACGACGCCGAATGACGGGTCGTCCATCGCCAGACAGTCCGAAACCATGGCGCTGTAGCGCGGTTCGAAGATCCGCAGCGGCAGCTCCTCGCCGGGCAGCATCGCCACCTGCAGCGGGAACATCGGGATGGCGGCCACGGCTAGATTTCCAGTTCTGCGACCAGCGCGTCGACCACCGCACGCAGGTCGCCGTCGTGCTCCTCGGCGACGCGGCGCTGCCGCTGGTACGACGCGCCGGTGCGATAGATGTCGGCGACGCCGGCGAGTTCGTCGGCACAGTGCAGTGACCGCGCAACCGGTTCCAGGCGGTTCAACAGCTCGTCGAGGTCCTCGGTCACCAACCGCTCGTTGCTGTCGGCGTCGAGGATGATGACCGCGTCGAGGCCGTAACGCGCTGCGCGCCACTTGTTCTCCTGCACATGCCACGGCGGCATGGTCGGCAGCCGCTCACCGGCCTCGAGGCGGCGGTCGAGGTCGACGATCAGGCAGTGCGTGAGCGCGACGAGCGCGCTGAGCTCACGCAGGTTGGAGACGCCGTCGAAGATCCGCACCTCGACCGTGCCGATGTGCGGGGACGGCCGGATGTCCCACCGGATCTCGTTCATGTGGTCGATGATTCCGGTCTTCTTCTGATCGTGGACGAAGCGTTCCCACTCGGTCCACGTCTGGAAGTGGAACGGCAGCCCCGCCGTCGGCAACTGCTGGAACATCATCGCCCGGTTCGACGCGTAGCCGGTGTCCTCGCCGTCCCAGAACGGCGAGGACGCCGACAGCGCCAGCAGGTGCGGATAGTGGTTGAGCAGGGAGGTGTTGATAGCCATCACCTTGTGCGCCGAGGAGATTCCGACGTGTACGTGCACGCCCCAGATCAGCATCTGCCTGCCCCACCACTGGGTACGTTTGATCAGCTCGGCGTACCGGGGCGCATCGGTCAGGCTGCCGGGCGACCACTTCGCGAACGGGTGCGTGCCCGCACAGAACAACTCCATACCGCGACCGCGAACGATCTGACGCGCCGTGGCCAGCGTCGCACGCAGGTCGTCCATCGCCTCCGGGACGGAATCGCAGATGCCGGTGACGATCTCGACGGTGTTGCGCAGCAGTTCCTTGTGTACGTGCGGGTTGTTCTCGCCGAGCTCCTCGATGACGGCCGCGGCCTCGTTGCTCAGGCCGCGGGTCTGCGCGTCGACGAGGGCGAACTCCCATTCGACGCCGACCGTCGGTCGGGGCGAGCCGACGAAGTCGATGCGGCTGCTAGCCGGTACGGATAACACCGCATGCCACCCGAGCGCCGGCGTCGCCGGTCGCCAGAGTGGTCTGATCCGGCGGCGGATCGCCGTTGACCTGCTGGTAGCGATCCGGCGGGATGTTGGCGAAGTTGTCGGCCTTCTCGTGGATGATGATCGACGTGCCTTCGCCGCTGGTCAGTTCCTCGGCGGTGAACGCGCCGGTCGTGGTCACCAACATCGCCGAGCCGTCGTCGCGCACCTGCAAGGAGGTCAGGTCACCGCTGGCGGGGTGGCCGCTCTGGCCCGGCGCCTGAAAGTGACCACCGGCCGAGTTGAAATTCCCCGGCGCGCCCCCGGCTGGCGCGACGGAATTGGGCTCGCACTTACCGACCTGATGGATGTGCAGCCCATGGAAGCCAGGCGTGAGCTCACCCGGGGTTGTGGTTCGCACGGTGACCGTCGCGTAGTCACCGGTGAATTCGATGGTGGCGGTTGCGACCGGGGTGCCGTCGGCCATCCGCAGGTCGGCGCTCAGCGTCTCGCCGGTGGTTTGGTTCTGAGCCTGGCCCTCGGCCTCGGGCTCGCCGCCCTCACCGGGCGGGGCGGCCGGCGGCGGCGAACCGGTCCAGATCGCCGGCGTGGTACCGGGCGTGCTGCTGGGCGTCTCGGGTGCGTAGCAGGCGCTCAACGCGAGGGCGGGCAAGGCGAACACGGCACCGGAAGCGACGATCTTGCGCATGGAGCAGAGCCTAGCCGGTGACCACTACCACCACGCCTGGTGGCTGGTCGGCAAGTTCGGGCACCCGCGGTTCGACCGGAGCCGCCAACAGCCGGCCCACCTCCTCGGCGGCTTCGCGTTCGCCCGGGGCGTCGCTGAAGTAGACCGTGGTGGCCGTGACGTCGGGCAGTTCCAGGTTGGTGGTGTCGGTGACATTCCAATCCGCTTCACGCAACCGGTTCGCCACGTCCTCGGCAGCGCCCTGCACCGTCGAGATGTTGTAGACCCGCACCTCGGCCCGCGCCGGGCCGGGCGCCTCCGACGTCGTCGGGCTGGACGTCGTGGTGGTCGCGATCGGCGACGGGGCGTCCTCGTCGTCACCGGAGCCCATCGCCTGCAGGGCCACCAAGAGGAACACCACGCCCAGGAACAGCAACACCATGACCATGGCGCGCAGCGGCAGGCCGGACGAGTCTCGCTGGTTCATTGCGCCCACCTTATCGAGCGGCCCCGCCGGGCCGGGAAGGTCAGGTGACGTCGAAGCCGAGACGCCGGGCAGCTCGCGCCTTCTGCCTGCTCGCCCGCAGCCGACGTAACCGCTTGACCAGCATCGGGTCCGCCGCCAGCGCTTCGGGACGGTCGACAAGCGCGT from Mycobacterium sp. IDR2000157661 harbors:
- a CDS encoding DUF1707 domain-containing protein, giving the protein MPATTPAVRAGDADREDTATLLGQALAGGYLGMADYETRLQTAFTAPTRVDLDGLTADLPVDQLRRTDPRRREARARAARRGVQVHLAAYLTMVVVVLTVWLAVGLTAGAWYFWPVWPILGAGIGVLAHALPVRYTSRPLPHHCGGRRQIAAMVQKAALR
- a CDS encoding Na+/H+ antiporter subunit A, coding for MLAILLAHAAAAALAPLFVYRWGRMAFYPLSLVPLGSLVWVVLNWPSAGRSTTASVQWVPELSMDITLRFDTLAAVMSVLVLGIGALVLLYCADYFHHHDGRTENRLPSFAAELVAFSGAMFGLVTADNMLVLYVFWEVTTVLSFLLVGHYAERVTSRRSATQALLVTTFGGLAMLVGIIVLANDAGTYRLSELVASPPTDIAASVGVVLVLVGALSKSAIVPMHFWLPGAMAAPTPVSAYLHAAAMVKAGVYLIARMSPGFADVAPWRPTVVVLGVLTMLLAGWRAVREYDLKLILAFGTVSYLGLITLMVGTGGQDMMLAGLAMLCAHAMFKAALFMVVGIIDHVTGTRDIRRLAWLGDRAKPLLVIAVGATASMAALPPFLGFVAKEADYETVLYSPTLGGAAPYVLAGIAIGSVFTTIYSLRFLFGAFGRKGRAEPSTRVAEMHRPTTAFLIAPAILSASGLVFGLWPKGLGDVLEQYSDTVRAGGQDYHLALWHGLGVPLLVSALVLAAGVAAYVYRQRLRRIRTVREPLGNADRVYDAFLRRLDLWSVELTAVTQRGSIPATQSVILATLVLVPVIVLALGARDRPDFGLWSSPLQVIIGVIILAAAIGAMVMRNRLAAVLLVSVTGYGVGAIFALHGAPDLALTQFLVETLTLVVFVLVLRTLPAEADRAQIRRHRWPRAVLAIAVGATVTTLAVYAVAARTATPIADLIPNAAYFGGHGANAVNVLLVDIRAWDTMGEIMVLVVAATGVASMVFRHRRFGAAPRISDVGQPDIGVPSNPAASEVTWLRGSGMRDPRHRSLLLEVATRIIFPLIMVLSAYFFFAGHNNPGGGFAGGLTAGLALVLRYLAGGRYELGETLPLDAGKILGAGLCLSVGTALVSLFFGAPVLSSALIEFDVPVLGTVKFVTSLIFDLGVYLIVVGLVLDVLRSLGARVDEEIAQSTKQQVDAG
- a CDS encoding Na(+)/H(+) antiporter subunit C; this encodes MTTNIVPLVLIGGLISAGVYLLLERTLTRMLLGLLLISNAVNLLLLVAGGPSGNPPIMGRATEDRSFTADPLVQALILTAIVITMGVAAFVLALAYRTYRLTTEEEVGDDPEDAKVSEMAAKDMSAYEEEQLRPDTSRDTELPDELDALPGYEGSK
- a CDS encoding Na+/H+ antiporter subunit D, yielding MTLGAVLTPLPVLLPALGAAATLIAGRRPRLQRLIGLVVLFTVLVVCGALVYLADRDGTLVVYVGGWGQAVPGLGPLGITLVVDRLSALMLLVSSIVLLAVVFYAIGQGIRDGDERQPVSIFMPTYLVLSAGVCMAFLAGDLFNLFVGFEVLLAASFVLLTIGASRDRVRAGIAYVMVSMVSSLVFLLGIALVYAATGTLNMAEVAVRLDDVSDGTRTALFAVLLVAFGIKAAVFPLSAWLPDSYPTAPAPVTAVFAGLLTKVGVYAIIRAHALLFPGGGLNTLLLVAALLTMLVGILGAIAQSDIKRLLSFTLVSHIGYMVFGIALASELGMSGAIFYVVHHILVQTTLFLVVGLIERQAGASTMQRLGGLAAASPLLAFVWVVPALNLGGIPPFSGFIGKVALLEAGAQDGSALAWVLVGGAVLTSLLTLYVVARVWTHAFWRPRADAPEGHLSAAVPASLIDEPHDIKFVDRDHVGRMPIGMLAPTAALVAVAFALTVLAGPIFSYSERAAAQVLDRSQYITAVVGTR
- a CDS encoding Na+/H+ antiporter subunit E, encoding MRRIALRVFVISWLVMVWILLWGTVSAANILSGLAIAAVITLLLPLPVVPVEGRLHPVSLLRLVLTVASYLIVSSVQVAALAVKPGPPPLSAVLRAHLAVKSDLVLALAASIFNLIPGTIVLEIDPVRRTLYMHVLDIASQRAVNRFYSQVEEIERLLVATFERNSEWRPVTEEANRA
- a CDS encoding monovalent cation/H+ antiporter complex subunit F, with the translated sequence MTVVWVIAGVMLITASVLTLFRLLAGPSTLDRLVALDALVAVTMCGIGAWAAFSRDTTVTYGLAALALTTFLGSVSVARFRVPDVDKPRVHGEHR
- a CDS encoding monovalent cation/H(+) antiporter subunit G yields the protein MNALDVVTAVLVLSGSALALTAAVGVVRFPDTLSRMHAASKPQVLGLLLVLAGAAVRLRGHIDVGMLVLTGMFTLITAPVVANRVGQLAYREHNVRDELLTADEMDQYAAEPESGGDGKG
- a CDS encoding SAM-dependent methyltransferase, which encodes MARADDAGRDITEGDGVTALTVAWSRVQEQDSDCPLFTDPYAKLFVDAAAERGWRVPVAETAARLRAACGYAASRTKWFDEFFIAAGANGIDQAVILAAGLDARAWRLPWVGGSAVYEIDQPTVLAFKAETLRRHAATPGAHYVAVPIALHDNWPEALRRSGFDPDEPTAWAAEDLLPTLSAEDQSVLFERIGDLSAPGSRIAVEASEVTDWFLRRGWEVTAIAAADLMDRYGRCAAGEADDTTPRTLFAEGRLLT
- a CDS encoding LON peptidase substrate-binding domain-containing protein is translated as MAAIPMFPLQVAMLPGEELPLRIFEPRYSAMVSDCLAMDDPSFGVVLIAAGREVGGGDTRSDVGALARIAECADFGDGRYRLRCTMGERIRVLEWQPDNPYPRAAIEPWPDQPGESVDIDAIREVEDRMVALFERIAASRGAEVNARDIVAGADASGDVGMWLYALTSRLPMGQADRYAVLAAPTPAERLAALRDAVETVTAMVEFQLPSGD
- a CDS encoding glutamate--cysteine ligase, whose protein sequence is MLSVPASSRIDFVGSPRPTVGVEWEFALVDAQTRGLSNEAAAVIEELGENNPHVHKELLRNTVEIVTGICDSVPEAMDDLRATLATARQIVRGRGMELFCAGTHPFAKWSPGSLTDAPRYAELIKRTQWWGRQMLIWGVHVHVGISSAHKVMAINTSLLNHYPHLLALSASSPFWDGEDTGYASNRAMMFQQLPTAGLPFHFQTWTEWERFVHDQKKTGIIDHMNEIRWDIRPSPHIGTVEVRIFDGVSNLRELSALVALTHCLIVDLDRRLEAGERLPTMPPWHVQENKWRAARYGLDAVIILDADSNERLVTEDLDELLNRLEPVARSLHCADELAGVADIYRTGASYQRQRRVAEEHDGDLRAVVDALVAELEI
- the sodC gene encoding superoxide dismutase[Cu-Zn], which translates into the protein MRKIVASGAVFALPALALSACYAPETPSSTPGTTPAIWTGSPPPAAPPGEGGEPEAEGQAQNQTTGETLSADLRMADGTPVATATIEFTGDYATVTVRTTTPGELTPGFHGLHIHQVGKCEPNSVAPAGGAPGNFNSAGGHFQAPGQSGHPASGDLTSLQVRDDGSAMLVTTTGAFTAEELTSGEGTSIIIHEKADNFANIPPDRYQQVNGDPPPDQTTLATGDAGARVACGVIRTG
- a CDS encoding LytR C-terminal domain-containing protein, whose product is MNQRDSSGLPLRAMVMVLLFLGVVFLLVALQAMGSGDDEDAPSPIATTTTSSPTTSEAPGPARAEVRVYNISTVQGAAEDVANRLREADWNVTDTTNLELPDVTATTVYFSDAPGEREAAEEVGRLLAAPVEPRVPELADQPPGVVVVVTG